The following nucleotide sequence is from Leptodactylus fuscus isolate aLepFus1 chromosome 10, aLepFus1.hap2, whole genome shotgun sequence.
CCTCGCAGCTGTACAAAGTATGGGATCAACTAAATGAGGGTCCCCCAAAAAAACCTACCAATGTTAAACTTTCTTTGGGGCAAGGTTAGTTAATAGTTCAGGTAAACTGTAAAGCATGTGTGGTATCAGTATAATCCTGTATTGGGGCGTTCACATTACCACATTTCTCCTGCAATAGCTGCTGCAGTGATGTGCGGCCACCTCATGGTGTTCAGGTCCTTTAATCCACCTGATTGGTTATTATGGAACACTTTTTTCACAAGCTTTGGTCACGTGCAGCTAGTGTTACACAAGCAGCAGCGTACACATCATTTTACTGTACCTCCACTAGGAGCGTCTTTTGTTCTTCCGATAATCCGGACTTTTCCAGCTGCTTCTCTATCTTCTCCTGCGTCTTCAGATTATTTTCCAGTACAAATGATGCATGTTGGGGCTGTATGAACTGTAAGAGTAGCCTGTAACAAGAAGCAAAACTTCCCATAAGCCAATAAGAGCAATTTTACAGAAATAAGAATGCTGCAGCTCACTTTGGGTGTGATATACTTGCATGATACAATGGTATGGTAAGAAAAAGAAAGTAAGACTGCTATGTCGCCAGCATAATCTACTAAATGGCCAATCACGTGTCCCTACATTTCCAAGGCAGAGGAGTTGTTCCACACCGTGCAGGTAATCCAATAGTCTGAGATAAAGCATGTAAGGTGTAAGTTCTGCAAACTTGACCTTCAAAACTAGGCCTGGGGAGATGTGGTATGGCAATGTACAACATCTACTCAAGACTATTAAGGTAACGCTCTACCtcagattattttattttttttaaccctttaacagaCAACACACACAACCAAGATTAGGCTGTAGATTCTATTGTCCTTTAGATAAAGTGGTTTCACAGTGACCTGTACAAGGATCAGTCCAGAAAATAAAGGATACACTGTGTGATGCCTAGTGCAAGGTCTACATCACTGTGTAGGACTTCTACGCTTGGTGGGGAAGGAGGTGTTAAAATTTCACAGGCCTGAACATGCTTGACTGAAGCTTACTCTTTCCCTTGTGTTTTCCTTTCAGGCATAATACTTCTTCAGCGTCATAGTCCTGTACAAAGTAATAAATCTCCTTCTTCACCATTTAGGCAGCCTAAACATGTTAGCACCACTATTAGTGAAGGTCCCCCCTACCATCTTCTTTAGCTTTTTATTTGTACCTGCTGTCATTGTAATGCCTCCACCTTGGACCTGTTGTatttctattattactgtattatccatgctgctgtaatacactgaatttccctatggtgggactattaaaggattatcttatcttaatgtgtTAGTACCTTCTACTTAAGATACTCAGAAAACAACCAGCTCAAATTTGGGCAGTGTATTAAGAAATTGAAGGCAAACCAGAAATGCTCCATACGACTCCCATACAAGGGGTTTAAACCTAGAGAGGGGACAACAATAAACTGTcgaggtagatggagggggacattatactgtgagggcaatgGGATGAGACATTATAATGGGGGTATATCATGTTAGGGTACTGTATGGGCGTTTTattgtgtagggccactaagagaaatggatgggaataggCAGAGTCAAAGTAAAAGTGGGTGTGACTAAATTTACCACAGCGCCACACTTTGTCCTTTTCAAGTTGGgaagtatgtatacagtatattaaaatatCATATCCACAAGGGTTGGTGTTAAGGCCCTTTTACATGGGTCAATGTGGGATGAATGATGGGCTCGCTGTTTTATGCATGAAAATAAACTGTTAGCAGTGCTATGCCTTGTGTAATCAGGAATGTGCTGTTGACAATAATGAATCTGTATGCGCCCCAATGATCATTCGTTCACACGCAAGACCAAAGGTTGCTCCAAAGTTTCAACTCACTTGCTAAATGATCAATCAAAATTTGTTATTGCCAGTGTTAAAAAGACCCCtaaaggaacctgtcaccatgataatgctgtgtaatctgcaggcagcatgttctaGAGCAGAagcggagcagattgatatatggttttatgggaaaagattcagtatacccTGCCatttattttctattctttctATGCTTACAATgagtaattgagtccagtgggcagtgctAACAGTGACTGATACCATAGCTATCTCTGTAGGCGCAACCACTGTTAGGACCAACAGATTACTCCTTCgaagcatagaaagaacagagaaataaatgatcaAATGACGggaaaaaaactatatataaatatgttccgctcctcctgctctataacattcttCTTCAGATCAGATGCATTTATACGGTGATaggtttcctttaaagaggacctttcaccattttgcccacaggcagttctatatactgccagaaagctgacagtgcgctgaattcagcgcactgtcggctttcccgatctgtgcccggtgtgaagagcttacggcccggtaccgtagctcttctatggtcagaggggcatttctgactgttagccaggaacgtccttctgccttgcggcgccaatcgcgctgtgctgtggagccgggaggaacgccccctccctctgctcacacagctcatccatagacgagcattatcagggagggagggggcgttcctcccggctccacagtacagcgcgattggcgccgcgaggcagaaggatgttcctggctaacagtcagaaacgcccttctgaccacagaagagctacggtaccgggccgtaagctcttcacaccgggcacagatcgggaaagccgacagtgcgctgaactcagcgcactgtcagctttccggcagtatatagaactgcctttgggaaaaatggtgaaaggtcctctttaagggttgcTACTCAGAGAGCGTTTGGTTAGTAATGTAAAGTTGACATATGTAAGGAAATGTCCACTGTCAAATAATGGGAAACAGCCTGGACAAGCAACCCCACGTAATATGTCATACACTCTCTACAAGCAGCAGCTCTCAAGAAGTTTTAAACAATACACAATGCAAAATTTCCTGACCGATCCTTCtaataaaaaagttaataaaacgcTTGGAACAAAAAGGTTGTTAGTGCATTGGTCCTGTACTTACCTTGCCCTAATGAAGGAGGCGCATGCCCATATCCAGATCTGCTCCCTATTTGTGCAGACTGACGACAATAAAGAGTCACTTTCATTACAGGGTCCTAAGACCAAGTTATCATCTTTGGACACAGTGGAACCTCTTATTCTAGCACTGTCATTGAGATGTTGCTTTGTTCCCAGTGATTTCTGACAGCATAAGCTGAATCTATCGCAGCTTTGAGATGGATCCTTGCAGTTAGCGATGGCGAGGAAAACACTCATGTAACACTCAGCCAGACAAATCCAGAACTGTGGATTCAATGGATGCAGAGAAATCAGTTGCTGCAAACAAGACACTTCTTCTTGTAAATTCCCCAAATGTTTGTGGATAGTTGCTTGTAGATGTAAGGCTCCAGTCAGGTGATCGGTGTTACTGACTCCTTTTGTCTACAAAGGAAGACAATTATTTTCAAGTCAGCACCAATATCAGCTCCATATATTTTATAGTAATGCAGTAGGGTCAAGTTCACTTGAataaacacaaagaaaactttttCTGATCTAACACAACCAATCTATCACCAGGTTTATGCTACCCTAACCAAGCCAAGCACTGAGACTATGTATTCAATAGTACTGTGCATAGGGAAAAATCGTATTCTGCAGAACGTAGCCAGAGGAAGTGAGCAGCTCATGAAGATCTAAGACATTACAGAAATAACTTCACAACTTGGCTTCTGCTGCAGCTGATGAAGCGAAATATTACAGAAACTAGTGCAAGACATTCAGTATGTGATATGTGCTTGAGTCAGGGTTTCTTTATGCTGCCCTTAGACATGGCAGCTCATACTGTACttggtgaaagactccctttagtAACACATTCATTAACACTCAATCAATTCTAAGAGTATTTGACACTAATAAGCTATACAATGTCACTACAAACATTACCAGCATTTCTGCAATCTCCAAAGCTTCTTTATGTCTTCCCAAACGTATTAGACAGCGCGCCTGACTTTCCTGGACATCTCTTCTCATTGCATTGTTTGCCCGTGGTATAAGTGCGCAGCATTCGCTGTACTCATTAAATGCTTTCTAAAAACAGAAGTCAAAATTAACAGTGTAGCCATTCTACAAAGAAGTCACTTACATGAAAAATACCTCGAGTACATCAGTATACGTTATAGGTTCTAATATGTATACAGCAGTTCAGTAATACACAACTGTATTATCAAAATTGAtcacttaaagggttgtccatcaGTATTCTATTCTTCAGGATATATTATCAATAACAGATCTGTAGGGATCCAACTCCCAGAACCAATGACCAGGAATTTGTGGCAGCCACAGCGTACTAGAACTAACACAGCCACGTACGCTGTATAGTAGCTGGGAAAAGTACTGTAAGCTCAGTCTCAATCATCTAAAGTGAGCTTACAATAACTTCCCCAGCTGCTACACAGTGTAGGGAGCTGTGCTGGTTCCAGCACACTGCAATGTCTGCAAACAAGTGCTCGGCAGGGATGCTGAGGGGGACACTGAGGCCCagtaatctgatactgatgacttaacctaatgtagagatgagcaagtactattcgaaagtcccgttttgaatagcacgcacccataggaatgaatggacccagctggcacgcagggggtaaaGCATTCATccattcctatgagtgcgtgctattccAAATTGCAGTTTATCTCTAAGTAACacaacagatgatctgtgtggaGTTCAGGACTTGGTTCGTCACAGAtcactgtggataggtcatcagtaagggCCTGAAAACCCCTTTGATAATTACAATATATTTCACTATATGCAAAGAAAAACAATTATTCACTGAATTAAGAATAACTAGAGAACCCATAAAAGATAGAACACCAcacttacagtactgtgcaaaaggttttaggcaggtgagacaaaatgctgcacagtaagaagTGTTAAAACGAAGggaatgaacaaaaaaaatctaaatgacaTCAGTATTTTGTGTGACCACTTTGTGATGTGCaagccctggaagtgatgatatgaccccacAGAGTCCAGTCtgagatgacatgaagagacagattggagcaagcctacacccACAGAGGAGCTGGGCTTAGTTTATTATGTTTGGAATGAAACGCCCTGCAGAATTTCTTTAAAAACTATCTGCAATGTATACATAGAAAAACTGATAGAAGGCAAAGAACAGTCACACAAACTATTGATAGGAATCAGATGTCTGTTGTGTTCATTCCATTTATTTTAACACTTCtatactttgcagaatttttccacacctgcctaaaactttttcacagtactgtatattgtcaGATTTATAgaaacattttttccccatacctCAAAGTCCTCCTGCCTGTATGATAAATCTGCTCTAAATTTTAGTATTGTGTGCACTTCGACCAAGTCGTCTGCAGTCACGTCTTCATTAAACCACTGGGAGAAAAAGAGAAGGAAATTAGgaataagaaatacataaaatgtaaatatgtaaatgctataaaagtaaatataaaataataataataataatatatatcataataataataataaataataataataataaatataataataataataaatatgataaataataataaatatgataataaataataataatatacaagtaaatacaatatataattaACACATAAGAAGTAACCAGCAGATACAAGCTataatagcagcagcagcagcagcagcacatgtCCCCCAGGCCCCAGCACAATACGCCATGTTGCTGCCCCCAGAAACACTACCTGCGGCTCGCACTGCTTAGCTGTATACGTCAGTCCGGTCTGACCAGTCCTCTCTCGGGTTTCTGAAAACACAGAATCCTCAAAGCAAAAATCACACTCCATGTTTCCTCCGGCTCTAATTCATCCTTGCACCGCACCGTCCTGCAGTACGATCTGTCCGCACGGAAACAAAGCGCTGTACAAAGGTTCCCTTGGACGCGCACATATCCCCTGAAGTCTGTGCGCAGGCGTGAGGACTACGCTTCTAACCGCGCGTGCTCTGTGAGAGATGGCTGAAGCTGCGCTCAGTGTGCGCATGTGCGACTCTTCTCCATAGAAAGTTGCAGAGCTGACATAGAAGCAATAGAACCGTGCAGGTCAGTGTCTGTGTTATTGATTTATACTGATATTATGTCTTTGGTGCTTATGTTTATAGTAGCAATGTAACTAAACAGATGCAATACAAGGTGTGTTTCTGTGGGGAATTGTTGCACTTGAAACTGTTTAAAAACCTACTTTTTTGTTGTTATCCCAGCATGCTCTGGGTGCACTATTTATTTGATTATCATTCTTAACATGAGATAAAAAACAAAACGTGTTTAGATTTCTCCACATTGACATTAGCTGGGTAAAAAGCAACATTGTAAGTGATAAACAGTAACAAAATAGTGTTATAAGCAATATTATAGATGCAGATTTCTGTATACACAGTTATAGGAACATTGCCTTGTCATATACGCCTGCATTAAACTTCAGAAatatatttttgcaatatttagATCGTCTTTATTGAAAACGAAGTAGAGCAAATGTAGAAATAGATGATATCTCAGGGCGGGAACACCACGATGATAGTAAACAAGTCTCACATATTAATATTAATGCTGTATAATAGAGTGCACGGTGCAATTTAGAAATCAGGTCATATATAATAACTGAGTAGTCAATACAAAGCCTAAAGATAGTACATGTAATAAACTAGGCATTAATAGCACATACAAGGAAGTCACCAGCAACAACAAGGGCTCAAGAGGAAAATAGAGCTCTTAACCCAGGGATAGAATGCAAAGGGCAGccactgaaaagaaaaaaataaaaccaccCAATTTTGGATAACTTTTTGCTACTGTGATAATGAAATTAAAAATTCTGCTGAATGTTCTTCCAGGTGTTCATTTTTACTGTGCGTGGTCATATCCTTAAAGGGACCTCTATCTCGTGTAAACCACATGTAGTTTTAGTGGCATCATGAACATATCTATATTTTGTCAGTGCAATTGAGAAAATGAGCAGCCTGGAGCACCCGGGATATGGCAGGATCAGCTGAGGCTTCTGCAGGCACTGCACATAAAGACCTGTCAATCTTTATGTTAGGAAGAGGTGCTGGGTGGTGACCAATCCAGCAGCTATGAGAACAGGGATCTCTGGGTGATCTGTGTCAATGAAGTGAAACTGCACATACCTGTACTTAACCACCATTCCATTCCCTTCTATGGTAATGACACAACATTGCACTTTGTGATCTTTACCAGCAAAGCAGTGGACAAGCACCAAAACTCAATTGATGCAGAAGGCCCAAGAACCTCTGTTCTGGAGATCACTGGGGGAAGATGTCTCACAGTTCGACCACAAGTGATGGTGGGGAGTACTTGTTATTGGTGATAAaactccttaaggctgaggccccacattgcggaaacgcagcttttttgttgcaaattttgttgcagttctttgagccaaagccaagaatggctacaaaaggaacaggAGCTCTATAaaaacttcttatacttctaccttctcctcaatccacttttaactttggcacaaaaaagccgcagcaatatctgcaacaaaaaatctgcatttccgcaatgtggggcctcagccttagactggaaccccacattgtgaaaatgctgcgttttacagtgcctgcaaagtggatggtattctggttaatccacacactgcagaaaaaaaaaaaaaaaagaaatcagcgcttgcatttttgtaaattacagCCTCTcaatttctgtgaaaaactctgtggaaaaaaaacctgcaattcGGACTCGCTCTTTTCGCATCGTTTTTCagctgcggctcgctacatgggtccttagccttaaagtttatATGATGTTACAAAGCTGGTTTTGAATGGTGCTGTCTAATGTTGATTTTCTTGATGTTACCTCTTGTAGGACTACCCATAAATGAGATGAGTTCCAGTTCACTCGCTGTGAAgacatagccaactacagactaTCCCTACTATCCTACATCAGTAGTACCATCTACAACACCATGACTTTTGTTTTCTACAGATATAGAAAGTGTGCCCCCAAAGCTGCTCAGATCCTCCTCATCTCAGTGACATGGTTCTGCAGTGTTGGCGGGCTTGACTCTCTTAACAATCATTCACCTAAACTAGCTTATTATTTTGGAACCAAGACCAGATATGAAGAAGTCAATCCCTTTCTCCTAACAAACCCACTCTTGGTTACAAGGAAACAAGATCTTCTGCCAAATACTTGCACTCCTCTCCAAATAGTCTCGGTGGTCCGTCATGGGAGAAGATATCCTaccaaaaagcaaataaaaaagttGAAGAAAATGTATAGCCTAATCGAAGAAAGTCCAAGCAACTCTGAGCTGGTTAAGGAGCTGCAGAGCTGGAACATGTGGTATGAGGACTGGATGGATGGACAGCTGGTGAAGAatggagaggaggacatgaaGAACCTGGCTTACAGACTCGCctctctctttccttctctgtTCACATTGGACAAATTCCATAAGGGTAAAATGTCTTTTATCACTAGTTCTAAGCATCGCTGTGTTGACAGTACAAAATCTTTTATCCACGGACTGGCGCACACCTACCTCAAGCAACCTTTACCAACTGAAGATGAATTAGAAAGTAAGTAAAgctgctgttgcaaggcttctCTGACAGCTAGAAACACCCACCATCTTACAGCATAGCATAAAAAGAATCCCTTTACTAGCAAAAGGAACTCCTCCAAAACCTGCAGAACTGTGAAAACCAAGAGCGTCACTGTTCCTCTTTCATTTTCAAGATCAGTGAGGGTGGACCCCTGTGGTCATAAAGTGATTGCATATTCTGGCAGTATGTCATAACTttttaaggccgggaccccacgggacgtaaacgccgtgatttgcccgcagcggaaaaatcgcagcattttacagtgcaagcaaaggggataggattcatgcaaatcccatgcccactttgcagaaaaaaacgcaccgcggacacgctgcgatttgcaaagccattgcggctttgcaaatcgcagcattttaattatatctattataattatattatattataacgccggaggctttcccgtagatataatgttaagagaaagtccacagaggaaaactctgaactttctcttaaaagtgctgcggaaagaactgcaatgtgttcacgcagcggttctatctgcagcgctttagcactgcaattacggcccgtggggccttagactatgtAGCTTCTTAAGAGGTGATTTCTGGGGTTCTGACTACTGGGACCCCTACCTAGAACACAAGTACATTTATCATTTTACCCTTTCCCCAGACTTACACAACTTTATCCAGGAGAAGCTGTGTGAAGTGACAGTCGAGCATGTACATTGCACGTTACATAAAGCCTATGGTACTGATAAAGGTCCCCAAGAGTTATACTTGTCTTTTAGTTAGTCCCATAGAAATTGAGTGGATCTGCAGGGTGCATTCCTGACCACAGCTCCATTCGGTTCTCCATGGCCTATGTGTTGAGAAGGTCTCAGAAATTGGACCACACCAATTTAGTAGTTCTCTCCTAACCAGTGGATTGCTGCAATACATGAACTCATGGCCATTAATACTGATAGTAAGCAGAATATTTATATCATGTTAATGAGTATCCACAAACATAACAATGTAATAAGATATCTTCAATTATGTCTTTGAACAGATGTATCGTACAAAGAGCCAGTGGTTAATGACACTTTAATGCGTTTCTTTGATCACTGTGAGAAGTTTGTGGCCCAAGTAGAAGACAATGATACAGCAATGCACGAACTGGATAAATTTAAGGAAGGACCAGAAATAAAGAAAGTGCTGCATAAAATTTCTAACCTCCTGAGCATTCCGGAGCATAAGCTGAGTGCAGGTAAGGCCAGTCTAATACTAGAGCGCTCTTACGACGGTTCTTACTTTATATATATGTTCGGATGGGTTACAAGGTGAGACGTATGTGTAAGGGCATGTGACTGCAGGATTTGTTTGTAACTTACCATGGGGACTCACAGATCTGCAAAAGATCTTAAAGGGACTGCTTTTTGCTTTTTCAATACACTGCTGTAGCTCAAAATTTCTTATTTGAGAACTATTTCTTACTCATTCCCTGCCCAGTACTTTGTCTTGCATATTGGGTTTCCAGACTAATACTGACACCAGGTCATTTGTTCAGCACCAGTACCCGACAccctcttctctcctccatccccTCTATGGACGGTTCTTTTACATGTACTATGGGTTTTGACTTTACTATTACAATGATGGAGTCTTCCATAGCAAATGGTCAAACCCAATGACCCTTACTGCTTGTTGACCTGTTTGTCACAATATTCTCTCTTCATTGCAGATTTAATACAAGTGGCTTTCTTTACCTGTTCCTTTGAACTTTCCATCCATAACATTGTTAACTCTCCATGGTGCAGGCTGTTTGATGAAGAAGATGCCAAAGTAGGTGCAGAAACTATAATCGACTGTTACTGATACTGCACTGTATGATATGTATATAATAGTGCAATCTCCATTATATCGGTTTATACATccagtgggacagatttactaatacggACTTAAAGCTAAGCAGTGCAAAAGTTAGACCAGGCAGTCTTAAAGAGGtattttcatgtcctctgacataaACGGTGatatatactgctaaaaagtTGTCAGTactatgaattcagtgcactgtcagctttgccctTATGCACTCCGATGCCAGCAGTTACTTATGATGTCATGAATCAGTGGCTCACCACCAGACTACTATCCTTTGTCTCCTGCACTAGACAGCAGTTCCACAGTGAGCCACTGACTCTTGACTGCCCCATCCTATTCTCAAGACAGATTGCACTACAAGAATCATAGCCAATGTAGGCCTGTGTTTTCCGGACTGTAAATACTTGTGTGCAGAGACGTCAGAGTTACTGCCCAGCACATCCATGCATTATATTGACTGCTATACTCTGAGTGGCCATCATGTGATGCTATATTTCCTTTGCAATGGGAATGTCTTGTCTGTTCTgagcatgtacagtatgtgtgtatagATTGATAAAGTATACATACATAATGTACATTTTCACCataaccattgaaatgaatggaagttgaCAAATTCAAGTACAAGTCTGCCTACAATTTATACATTTAACTGTGAATTAATCTCTCTGTTCCTATCTTTACCTGTACATAGGTCTTGGAGTACCTCAATGATCTGAAGCAATATTGGAAGCGGGGCTATGGATATGATATCAACAGCCGATCCAGCTGTAACCTGTTCCAGCATATCTTCCAGCATTTAGACAACGCCGTCTCTGAAAGTAAAAGGTATTTTCAGGTTTCCAGTAACCATGTTTTCTTATTATGACCACAGGATATCATGTGCTGTATAATCCTATGCAGATACCTGATAATTTGTTTTGCTTGTTGCCTGCCTGTAATTTGCTTATCTCATTCATTTACAAATCCTTTTACTGGTACTTACCCTTATTGTTTGTCTTGGCTTTCCTATGCATTTGCTCAGTTTATTCAAACCAACCAATCATAGTTCATTGCTATTCATTGGCAGgcgtaaggtatgggatatgtaaTATGTGCAGGTAACGCTGTGTTTGTCAGTGCTCTTAAACATGTGCCTACATTAAATTCTATCTTCATGCTTTTAGCTTCCATCAGATGGGACTCTTTTCCAGATGGGATCTTGTCCATGTGCCCATGGACAAGATCTGTCACTGTATAGCTGTACAGTAGCATACATCAGGGAATATTCCATACTTATCAGTCTGAAGGAAAGCTCAAGCATTATATAAATGGCAACTAGGCCAAGTATCTCATACTGTAGTTGTACTCAACTGCTTCTAATAAAGATCTACTGATCTGGGTCTTGATCATGTGAAGGTCAAGCTGAATGTGTCCAGTAATTACATATGTTACACACCTTTAAAccctccagtcacttccatgcCAATTTTGACCCCCACCAAATTTCACCAAGGCCTTTTGTGCCACCGTACAGTAATAATTCCCTACTTAAtgtaacacacagtgatgacgtTTCCTTCCAGGTGCCCTCCAC
It contains:
- the C10H8orf76 gene encoding uncharacterized protein C8orf76 homolog yields the protein MECDFCFEDSVFSETRERTGQTGLTYTAKQCEPQWFNEDVTADDLVEVHTILKFRADLSYRQEDFEKAFNEYSECCALIPRANNAMRRDVQESQARCLIRLGRHKEALEIAEMLTKGVSNTDHLTGALHLQATIHKHLGNLQEEVSCLQQLISLHPLNPQFWICLAECYMSVFLAIANCKDPSQSCDRFSLCCQKSLGTKQHLNDSARIRGSTVSKDDNLVLGPCNESDSLLSSVCTNREQIWIWACASFIRARLLLQFIQPQHASFVLENNLKTQEKIEKQLEKSGLSEEQKTLLVEVMGEDLLTERTKEEGQTDSKTTQTLTSFTMPSETEFRAKWFQKITAILVTSE
- the MINPP1 gene encoding multiple inositol polyphosphate phosphatase 1 → MTFVFYRYRKCAPKAAQILLISVTWFCSVGGLDSLNNHSPKLAYYFGTKTRYEEVNPFLLTNPLLVTRKQDLLPNTCTPLQIVSVVRHGRRYPTKKQIKKLKKMYSLIEESPSNSELVKELQSWNMWYEDWMDGQLVKNGEEDMKNLAYRLASLFPSLFTLDKFHKGKMSFITSSKHRCVDSTKSFIHGLAHTYLKQPLPTEDELENVSYKEPVVNDTLMRFFDHCEKFVAQVEDNDTAMHELDKFKEGPEIKKVLHKISNLLSIPEHKLSADLIQVAFFTCSFELSIHNIVNSPWCRLFDEEDAKVLEYLNDLKQYWKRGYGYDINSRSSCNLFQHIFQHLDNAVSESKRSQQISAPVVMHFGHAETLLPLLALMGLFKDEKPLTADNFSMHLEQRFRSGRIVPYASNLVFVLYHCDLAESPKEEYQVQMLLNENLLPFPHSHGSVCLFDDLKKQYNHLLESCHVKDECQLTKVVDEL